The following is a genomic window from Nocardioides thalensis.
CAGTCGCTCGCGCGCAACGCGATGGCCTCGCCCGACACGCTGGGCGTCACCGGCGGCGCCTACTTCGCCGTCACCGTGGTCGCGGCGTTCGGCATCTCCCTCCCGCTGTGGGCCTCCGGGCTCACAGCGTTCGCCGGCGGCATCGCCGCCGCGGCGGTCGTGCTGGCCCTCTCCGGCGGCGCCGGCACGTCCACCACCCGGCTGATCCTGGCCGGCTCCGCGGTCGCGCTCGCGCTGCAGGCCGGCACCTCGACCCTGCTCATCCTGTTCCGCGAGGAGACCACGAGCCTCTTCGCGTGGGGCAGCGGCTCGCTCAACCAGCTGGGACTGACCGCGTTCTGGCAGGCGGCGCCCATCGTCGTCGTGTGCACGGCGGCCGGCCTGCTCTTGTCGCGCAGGTTCGACCTGCTCGGGCTCGGCGACGACACGGCGGGCGTGCTCGGCGTACCCGTCCGCTCCACGCGCGTGATGGGCACGGTCCTCGCCGTGCTGCTGATCGCCGCGGCCGTCACCGTCGCCGGGCCGATCGGCTTCGTCGGCCTCTGCGCGCCTGTGATCGCGCGCCTCCTCGGCCGCCTGGTGCCGGCGTTCCACCGCCACGTGGTGCTGCTGCCCGCCGCCGGTCTGACCGGTGCCGTCATCGTCATCGGTGCCGACGCCCTGCTGGGCGCGGCCATCGGCGCGGACGAGGCGATCTCGATCCCGACCGGCGTCACGACCACGCTCCTCGGCGCGGTGGTGCTCATCGTCCTCGCGCGCCAGGGCCGCGACGCCGGCCCGACCCGGCAGCCGCCGGGCACCGGGATGCCCGCTCGGGGGAGGGCGCGCTTCGCCCTCGTCCTCGTGGTCTGCCTCGTCGCCGCGGCGGCCGCCGGCGTCGTCGGCATGATGGCCGGCGACAGCTGGCTCCGCGCGGGCGACCTGTCCCTCTACCTGACCGGCGACGCGCCCGTGTGGCTGCAGTTCGTGCTCGACGAGAGGGCGCCGCGCGTCGCGGCCGCGCTGCTCGCTGGAGCCGGGCTCGCCCTGTCGGGCACGCTGGTGCAGGCGACCTGCCGCAACCCGCTCGCCGAGCCGGGCATCCTCGGCATCACCGGCGGCGCCGGCGTCGGCGCGGTCCTCATCGTGACCCGCGGCGCCACCGAGGTGCCCAGCCCCACCGCCGTGCTCGTCGCGGCGGTCGTCGGCGCGCTGGTTGCGTTCGCGCTCGTCTACGGCCTCGCCTGGCGCAACGGCCTCGACGCCGACCGGCTCGTGCTGATCGGGATCGGCTTCTGGTACGGCGCGATGGCGCTGGTGACCTACCTGCTCGTCCGGTCGAACCCGTGGGACACCCCGCGCATCTACACCTGGATGTCGGGCACGACCTACGGCCGCACCTGGGAGCAGGTGCTGCCGGTCGCGATCGCCGTCGCGGTCGCGGTCCCGCTGACGTGGGTCGTGCGCCGGGAGCTCGACCTGCTCGCCCTGGATGAGGACACGCCCCGCCTGGTCGGGGTCGGTCTGGAGAAGGTGCGCCTGCTCGTCCTGCTGGTGGCGGCGGTGCTCGCGGCGCTGTGCGTCTCGGCTGTCGGAGTGGTCGGCTTCGTCGGGCTGGTCGCGCCCCACGCCGCGCGTGCCCTCGTCGGCGGCCGCCACGTCCGGGTGATCCCGGTGGCGGTGCTGCTCGGCGCGGTGCTGCTCGGCGTCGCCGACCTGGTGGGCCGGACGGTGATCGCCCCGGCGCAGGTCCCGGCGGGCCTCGTGGTCGCGCTGATCGGCGCGCCGTACTTCGTGTACCTGCTGGCAAGATCGCGAGCATGACGACGTACGTCGCGTTCCTGCGGGCGATCAACCTCGGCCCCAACCGCAAGTTCCCCAAGGCCGACATCGTCGCGGCCACGGAGGGCGCGGGCTTCACGGGCGTCGCCACGCACATCAACACCGGCAACGTGCGGCTCGACACCGCGATGCGCTCGCGGGCGCGGATCGAGCAGGCCCTGGAGACGGCGTACGCCGACCGCGCGGGCTTCGCGGTGCCGACGATCGTGTTCTCCGCCTCCGAGCTGGCCGCGATCGCCGACGAGGCGGTGCGGCTCAGCGAGGAGCGCGGCCCGCTCGAGCGGCACTACCTCTACCTGATGAAGTCCGAGCCGGAGGCCGACCGGGTCGCGGCGCTCCTCGAGCGCGACCGGGCGGTCGACGAGGTCGTGGTGAGCGGGCGCGTGACGCACCTTCTGTTCGGCGCGGGCTACCAGCCCGGTGCCGTCGACCCCTACGGCGTCGAGAAGGCGCTCGGGGTGGTGGCGACCAACCGCAACCTCAACGTCGTCAGGACCCTTGCTGAGAAGTGGTGCTGACGGCCACCGGGTCCGCCCTGCGCAGGCCGCGCACCGACGACGACGTCAGCGTCAGCAGCGAGATCGTCAGGTAGCCGAGCCCGGCGAGCAGGATCATGTTCTGCAGCCCGAACTCCGCGCCGAGCGGGCCGAACGCGAGCTGGCCGACGGGGATCGCGATGAACGAGCCGAGCATGTCGTAGGAGTAGACGCGCGAGAGCATGTCGCGCGGCACGTGCTCCTGCATGGACAGCTCCCAGCCGAGGCCGAAGACCTCGATGCCGGCGCCGGCCAGGAACGCCGCCGGCAGCAGGACCCACAGCTCGGTCGTCGTGCCGAGGGCGATCAGCTGCGTCGAGAAGAGCGCGCAGCCGAGCATCCCCCACAGCAGCGGGCGCCGCAGGGCGACCCGGAGGAAGAACAGCGAGCAGCAGACGAGGCCGACCGCTCCGGCCGACACGATCAGCGCCCAGCCGTGCACGCCGATCTCGGACGACTTCGCCAGTGGCGGTCCGAGCGTGCTGAACCCGCCGCTCTGGAGAGCGTTGAGCGCGCCGAAGGCGAGCACGATCACCCACAGCCAGGTCGTCGTGCGGAAGAAGGTCCACCCGGTGCGGAGGTCGCCCAGGATGCTGTCGCCGTCGCGGGGCGCCGGCGGCGGCAGCTTGATCGGCAGCAGCAGGGCGGCGGCCACGAAGTAGGTGAGGCCGTTGATGGCGATCGCCCAGCCGGCGCCGACACCGACGACGAGCACGCCGCCGAGCGCCGGCGCGATGACCAGCGAGATGTTGCGCAGCAGCCCGTTGAGGACGTTGGCGGGCTGGAGCGCCCCCTCGGGCGCCAGTTGCGGCAGCAGGCCGGCCAGCGCCGGCTGGTTGGCGGCCGCGGCGACGCCGTTGACCGCGGTCAGGGCGGCGAGGTGCCAGATCTCCGCGCTCTCCGTCAGTACCAGGGCCGCGATCGCGAGCGCCGTGGTGCCGGCCGTCACGTTGCTGAGCTGGATGATCACGGTGCGGCCGAACCGGTCGGCGAGCACGCCGCCGAGCAGGAGGAACACCACCTCAGGGATGCTGCGCGCCGCGAGCACGATGCCGAGCGCGCTGGGGGAGTCGCTCACCTCGAGGACCGCGAACGCGAGCGCGATGTGCCCCATCATGTCGCCGAGCAGGTCGACGGCCCGCGAGGCGAAGTACCACCGGAACCGGCGGTCGCGCAGAGGCGCGAGGGCGGGCCCGCTCATCGGGCGGCCATCCGGAAGGCGGCGATGGTGAGGTTGACCGGGATCGTGCCCTCGGTGCGCGGGCGCTGCGCGGCTGCGTGCAGGTGGTGGGAGGTCTCCACCACCCGCTCGAGCACCTCGTCCCAGACCGCGGGCGTCACCCAGAGCTCGGCGTCGGTGAAGCTGCCCTTGCCCTTGGTCCGCTGCCGGAACCGGCGCAGCAGCTCCTGCGCCATCGCCTGCACCTGTCCCTCGAGGTCCTCGGCGCTGGTGGCGGGCTCGTCGCGCCCGTGGTGGTAGCGGTAGCGCTTCGCGACGCCGCCGCGGATCCGCTCCTCGGCATCGACCGTGATCAGGTCGGCGTCGTGGAGCACGCGGAGGTGGTACGACGCGCTGGCGTGCGCGATGTCGAGCTCGCGCGCGACCTCCGCCGCGCTCATCGCGTCGCTCGTCAGCAGGGAGAGCATGCGCAGCCGCAGCGGGTGCGCGCTCGCGCGCAGGGAGGTGATCTCGTCCGTCATGGGTGCGCCTCTCGCCGTACTCTCCAAGAGATGTTGGGGAGTAGATCACGGACCACGTCGACTGTCAAAGAGTTCTTTGGTGGTCGCGTGTGCCACGATGTGGATCGTGACGACCGCGAGCCCTGTCGAGGTGGATCCGGGAGTCGAGGAGGACCTCACCCCGGACGAGATCACCCTCGCCGACACACCGTGGGTGACCGTCGTGTGGAACGACCCGGTCAACCTGATGTCCTACGTCACCTACGTCTTCCAGAAGCACTTCGGCTACTCGAGGAAGAAGGCGGAGAAGCTGATGATGGAGGTGCACGAGGACGGGAAGTCCGTGGTCAGCAACGGCACCCGCGAGGAGATGGAGCGCGACGTCCAGGCCATGCACGAGTACGGCCTGTGGGCCACCCTCTCGAAGAGCGAGTGACGCGTCCATGACGGGATTCGTCCGGCACCGCCGGAGCAAGCACGTCTTCGCGACGTTCACCGCGTTCGAGGCCGACCTGGTGCGCTCGCTGGCCGCGCAGCTCGTCGAGCTGCTGCGCAACGAGGCCGCGGCGCCGAGCAGCGCCGGCGACCCGCTCGAGGCGCTGCTCGACTTCACCGGCCCCACGACGGCACCCGACGACCCGGTCCTCGCCCGCCTGTTCCCCGACGCCTACCGCGGCGACGACGAGGCGGCCGGGGAATTCCGGCGCTTCACCGAGGGCACGTTGCGCGATGGCAAGGCCCGCGCGGCGGCCACCGTCATCGACACGCTCGAGGACGCCGGCCTCCCCGCCGAGCCGGGCGACGAGGAGCTGATGATCGACGTCGAGCTCGACCGCGAGACGGCCGAGGTCTGGATGCGCGCGCTCACCGACCTCCGGCTGGCCCTCGCCACCAGGCTCGGCGTCGAGGAGGGCGACGAGGACTACTGGTACTCCCTGCCCGACGAGGACCCGCGCGGCCAGGCCCACCGCATCTACGAGTGGCTCGGCTTCCTCCAGGAGACCCTCGTCCACGCCGTCACGGCTTGACGGCCAGCACCGGGCACCTCGCCTCGAGGATCACCCGCTGGGCGACGCTGCCGAGCAGCAGCTTGCCGACCGGCGTGCGGTGGCGGACGCCGACCACGACGAGCTCGGCCTGCTCCTCCTCCGCGGCGGCGAGCACCGCGGCGGCGACGTCGGGCACCACGTCGTGGCGGAGCGCGACGTCGAGCCCCTCGGCGACCAGGGCCGCGCGGACGGCCTCGACGTCGGCGTCGCCCGCGAAGCGGCGGTCGACGTAGGCGTCGCCCCGGGTGGCGTTGACGACGACCAGCCGCGTCGACGCCGTACGGGCGGCGGCCGAGGCGTGGTGGAGCACGGCCTTGCCGTACTCGTCCGGCGTGTAGGCGGCGACGACGCTCATCGCTCGACCAGCTCCTTCTCGTCGTGGTGCTCGGCGGCGGGCGCCGGCCGGCGGAACGCGGTGGCGATGACCGCCAGCAGGAGCACGGCCATCACGACGTACACGACGACCGCGACCGGCTCGCTCCACAAGGTGCTGACCTCGCCGCCGGACAGCGCCAGCGCCTGGGTCAGCTGCTCCTCGACCTTCGGGCCGAGGATCACGCCCACGATGAGCGGCAGCACCGGGATGCCGAACCTGCGCATCGCGAACCCGAGCACGCCGAGCACCAGGAGCAGCGCGGCGTCGAACGCCTGGAAGTTCACGCTGTAGGCGCCGAGCGTGGCGAAGAACAGGATCCCCGCGTACAGGTAGGGCCGCGGGATCTGCAGCACCTTCGCCCACAGCGGCGCCATCGGCAGGTTGATCACGAGCAGCAGCGTGTTCGCGATGACCAGGCTCGCGAGCAGCGCCCAGACCAGGTCGGGCTCGTTCTCCATGAGCAGCGGCCCGGGCTGCATGCCGAAGCTCTGGATGGCGACCAGGATGATCGCCGCGGTGGCCGTCGTCGGCAGGCCGAGGGTGAGCAGCGGCAGCATGGTGCCGGCCGCCGAGGCGTTGTTGGCCGCCTCGGGGCCCGCGACGCCCTCGATCGCGCCCTTGCCGAACTCCTCCGGGTGCCGGCTGAGCTTCTTCTCGGTGATGTAGGACAGGACGGTCGGCACCTCGGCGCCGCCGGCGGGCAGCGCGCCGAACGGGAACCCGTACGCCGTGCCGCGCAGCCACGGCTTCCACGACCGGCGCCAGTCGTCCCGGCCCATCCACGGCTGGCCGACCGGGATGATCTCCAGGGGCTTGCGGCGCAGGTGGGCGGCCACCCACAGGGCCTCGCCGATCGCGAAGACCGCGACCGCGACCACGACGATGTCGATGCCGTCGGCCAGCAGCGGCTGGTCGAAGGTCAGCCGCGCCTGGCCGGTCGTCGTGCCGATCAGGCCGATCGCCAGGCCGAGGAAGAGCGCGATGAAGCCGCGGAGCTTGGACGACCCGAGGACGGCGCTGACCGCGAACAGGGCGAGCAGCATGATCGCGAAGTACGACGGGGCGCCGAGCTTGACCACCACGTCGGCGACCGACGGGATCAGGACCCACAGCAGGACGGTGCCGATCGTGCCGGCGATGAACGACCCGATCGCGGCCGTCGCGAGCGCCTGGGCGGCGCGGCCGGACTTGGCCATCTTGTTGCCCTCGATCGCGGTCACCACGGAGGAGGACTCGCCGGGCGTGTTGAGCAGGATGGAGGTGGTCGAGCCGCCGTACATCCCGCCGTAGTAGATGCCGGCGAACATGATGATCGCGCTGTCGGGGCCCATGGTGAGCGCGACCGGCAGGAGGAGCGCGAGGGTCATCGCGGGGCCGATGCCGGGCAGCACGCCGACCGCTGTGCCGAGCAGCACGCCGAGCGCGGCGAAGAGCAGGTTCCCCGGCGTGAGGGCGGTCTGGAAACCGTCGAGCAGCATGTCCATCAGAGGACTCCGTCCAGGATGCCGGCCGGGATCGGGATCCCGAGCGCGACGTAGAAGAAGTACCAGGAGCCGACCGACAGGGCGGTCCCGATCGCGAGGTCCCGCACGTGCGTGCGGCTGCCCAGCACGGCGGCGACCCCGGTGAAGAGGATCGCCCCGGTGATCGCCCAGCCGAGCCAGTCGATCAGGGCGATGTTGGCGACGAGCACGAGTGCGAGCAGCCCGACCGTGCGCAGGTCCGTGCCCTGCGTGAGGTCGACGTCCTCTCCCTCCTCGGCCTCCGGCACGTCGCCGCGGGCGGTCGCGATCGCGAGCAGCACGCCGAGGACGACGAGCACCGCGCCGACGACGTTCGGGACCGCGTAGGGCTGCACCGGCTGGTCGGCGAAGCCCTTCTCCAGGGTGCTGGCGTCGTAGAGGACGTAGCCGCCGACCGCGACGAGGAACGCCGCGAGCAGGTACTGGCTTCGATCGATGGTCATGTCAGTCCCAGCTCCTCGAGGGTGTCTTTGACGCGGGTGTCCTGCTCGACGAGGAACTGCTCGAACTCCTCGCCGGTGGCGAAGTTGTCGGTCCAGCCGTTGTCCTCGAGAGCCGCCTGCCACTCGTCGGTCTCGTGCATCTCGGTGAAGAGGTCGGTGAGGTAGTCGCGCTGGGTGTCGGAGATCCCCGGCGGTGCGAGGACGCCGCGCCAGTTGGTGAACACGAGGTCGATCCCCGACTCGGTGAGCGTAGGGACGTCCTCGACCGTGTCCAGCCGCTCGGCGCCGGACACCGCGAGGACCCGGAGCGAGCCGTCCTCGATCTGGCCCTCGAACTCGCCGAGGCCGGACATGCCGACCTGGATCTTCTCGCCGAGCAGCGCGGTCGTCAGGGGGCCGCCGCCGTCGTAGGAGATGTAGTTGACGTCGACGGGATCGATGCCGAGCTCGGCGGCGAGCTGCATCGGGAACAGGTGGTCGGGCCCACCCGCGGACGAGCCGCCGCCGATGGTGACCGCGCCGGGGTCCTTCTTCCAGGCGGCGACCAGGTCGTCGATCGTCTCGAAGGGCGAGTCGGCGGGCACCAGGATGCCCTCCTGCTCCTCGACCAGCCGTGCGATCGGCGTCATGTCGGAGACGACCGCGTCGGACTTGTTGGTGTAGACCGCCCCCACGACGCCGAGGCCCATGGTCATCACCAGGTCGTCGGCGCCCTCCTCGTTGGCGAGCCGCTGCATCGCGACCGTGCCGCTGGCGCCGAGCACGTTGGTGATCTCGAAGCGTCCGGTGAGCTCGTTGCCCTCGAGCGCGTTGACGGCGGCGCGCCCGGTCAGGTCGTAGCCGCCACCGGGGCTGTTGGGGATCATCATCCGCAGCCGGCGGTTGTTGGGGTCGTCGCCGCCGCGCGTGACGCCGCAGCCGGCGGCGACGGAGGCGAGAGCCAGGGCGACGAGCACAGCGACGACGAGGCGCCCATGATGGCGGCTCGGGGTCATGCGTTCCTCCCGGGTTCGGGTGACAGGTGTCACGGGATCGGTCCGTGCGAGCATGGCCGCCGGGTGTGGCGGCCGTCACGCTTGCGGAGGCAAAGGAGGTTGTGGTCCTTGTGGTCGCTGGCCGGCAAGGTGCTGGCTCTCCAGCTCGCGGTGATCGCCGTGCTCCTTGTGGCGATCGGGTTCCTCAGCGTGCGGCAGTCCAACGCCGACTTCGCGGACGAGAGCGGCCGGCAGCTGCGGTCGTCCGCGGAGTACGTCGCCGCCCTTCCGGATGTCCGCGTCGCGCTCAGGGACGCGCGGACGAGCAACGAGGACCCGGACACGCTCGCCCGCGCCCTGGCGCCGTACATCGACGTCGGGGTGACCCTGTACGGCGCGACCGACGTGATGGTCGTGTCGCCGGACGGGACCGTCCTGGGGGCGACCGACCCGAGCCGGGTCGGCAAGCCGGCCGACCTCGGCGAGAGCGACGCGCTCGAGGGCCGCGGCTGGACCGGTGACGTCGAGCCCGACGGCGAGCGCGCCATCGCCGCGCACGCGCCGATCATCTCCGCGAAGGACGGCTCGCTGCTGGGCATCGTCGCGGCGGAGGAGCCCTATCCCTCGGTCGCCGACCAGGTGACGGGCGCGGCGCCGTACCTGGCTCTCTACCTCGGCATCGGAGCCCTGCTCGGCCTGGCCGGCACCTGGGTGGTCGCGCGGATGGTGCGTCGCAGCACCCGCGGGCTCGGCACGGCCGAGCTGGCGCGGCTGGCCGACCACCGCGAGGCGCTGCTCCACGCGATCCGCGAGGGTGTCGTGGGTGTCGGCACCGACGGCCGGGTGACCGCGATGAACGACGCCGCTCGCGCGACGCTCGGCCTCGAGCGGGTGCCGGACCCGGTCGGCCGTCCGGTCGACGAGCTCGGCCTGGAACCTCACGTCGTCGACCTGCTGACCGGCGAGGGCGCCGAGGTCAGGGACGCGATCGCGCTGGTCGGCACGCGCGTGGTCGTGTTCAACCGCGGCGAGGCGTCCTCCGACGGTCGCGGGATCGGCACCGTGACCACGCTGCGCGACCGCACGGAGCTGGTCTCGCTGCAGAGCCAGCTCAGCTCGAACCTGTCGATCACCGACACGCTGCGGGCGCAGACCCACGAGTTCGACAACCGGCTGCACACGATCTCCGGGCTCGTGCAGCTGGGGGAGTACGACGAGGTGGCGAACCTCGTCGGCACCCTCACCCGGCACCGGGCGGAGGTGGCCGCGCATGTCTCCCAGCGGATCGCCGATCCCGCCCTGGTGGCGCTGCTCCTCGCCAAGGACGCCGTCGCCGAGGAGCGCGGGGTCGCTCTCGAGCTCGACCCGGGGTCGTCGCTGCCACGGCTCGCGGACGCCCAGGTCGCCGACCTGACCACGATCCTCGGCAACCTCGTCGACAACGCCGTCGACGCGTGCGCCGGTCACCCCGACGCGCTGGTCGAGGTGTGGCTCTTCGTCGACGGCCGGGAGCTCCACGTCCGCGTGCGCGACAACGGGCCCGGCGTCCCCGACGAGCTCGCCGAGAAGGTGTTCGTCCGCGGCTTCTCCACCAAGCCGGAGCCGCTGACCGGACGCGGCCTCGGGCTGGCGCTGGTGCGGCTCATCTGCGCTCAGCGGGGTGGCGAGGTCACCCTGACGCGCAATGCCGACCGGCAGGACGGCGAGCGCGGCGCGGAGTTCCTGGTGGTGCTGCCGCTCGACGAGCGGGAGGATGGCGCCTGATGTCCATCGGGGTGCTCGTCGTCGACGACGACTTCATGGTGGCCCGGATCCACGCCCGCTTCGTCGAGCAGACGCCGGGCTTCGACGTGGTCGGCACGGCCCGCACCGGCGCCGAGGCGCTCGACCTCGTCGAGACCCTCGAGCCCGACCTCCTGCTCCTCGACGTCCACCTGCCCGACATCTCGGGGCTCGAGATCCTGAGCCGGCTGCGCCGCGAGGGCCGCGACGTCGCGGTGGTGATGGTGACCGCGGAGCGGGGTGCCGAGGCCGTGCGCGCCGCCCTGCACGGTGGGGCGCTGCAGTACCTCGTCAAGCCGTTCGAGTACGCCGACCTCGCCGACCGGTTGCAGCGGGTCGCCGAGGCGCTGGCCAGCCTGGCTCCGGCCGCGGGCGGGTCGGGGGAGGACGTCGACCAGTCGACGATCGACCAGGTCTTCGGCCTGCGGTCGGCCGGCGGCGCCGTACCTCCCGAGCTGCCGAAGGGGCTGAGCCCCGAGACCGCGGCGCTCGTCCTCGCGGCCGCCCGCGACCGAGGCGAGATCTCCGCGACGGAGACGGCCGAGGCGGTCGGGCTGTCCCGGGTGACCGCCCGGCGCTACCTCGAGCACCTCGTCGACACCGGCGCGGCCGAGGTGCGCCTCCAGTACGGCGGCGCCGGCCGGCCGGAGCGGCGCTACCGCCTGCGATGAGCCGATCGCGCCGCGAGACCGGCTGACGGGCGCCCTGTCGGGGTACCTAGCGCTCCATTAGGCTTGCCTCACCGACCGACGAGCCCACGGGGGAACACATGAGCACGGCCGAACAGGCGAAGGTCGACCCTCTTCCGCGCGCCACGATGGGTGGCGACACCCAGTCGCGGTGGGAGCAGCTCGCGCTGGCGCTGTTCATCATCGTGCCGTTCGCGGCGATCGTCGCGGCGGTCCCCGTGGCGTGGGGCGGTTGGCTCGGCTGGAGCGACGTCGCGATCACGTTCGTGATGTACGGCCTCACCCTGCACGGCGTCACCGTCGGCTTCCACCGGCTCTTCACGCACAAGTCGTTCAAGCCCAACCGTGCGGTCAAGATCGTGCTCGCGATCCTGGGCTCCATGGCGATCGAGGGCCCCGTCGTCCGCTGGGTCGCCGACCACCGCAAGCACCACAAGTTCTCCGACCGCGACGGCGACCCGCACTCGCCCTGGCGCTACGGCAACACCCTGCGCGGCCTCACCAAGGGCTTCGTCTGGGCCCACGTCGGCTGGCTCTTCGACCCCGAGCAGACCCCGCAGCACAAGTACGCGCCCGACCTGATGAAGGACCGCGACCTGGTGCGCATCTCGCGCACCTTCTGGCTGTGGGTGCTGCTCTCGTTGTTCCTGCCGCCGCTGCTCGGCGGGCTCGTGACCTGGTCGTGGCAGGGCGCGCTGACCGCGTTCTTCTGGGGGACGATCGTCCGGATC
Proteins encoded in this region:
- a CDS encoding response regulator; amino-acid sequence: MSIGVLVVDDDFMVARIHARFVEQTPGFDVVGTARTGAEALDLVETLEPDLLLLDVHLPDISGLEILSRLRREGRDVAVVMVTAERGAEAVRAALHGGALQYLVKPFEYADLADRLQRVAEALASLAPAAGGSGEDVDQSTIDQVFGLRSAGGAVPPELPKGLSPETAALVLAAARDRGEISATETAEAVGLSRVTARRYLEHLVDTGAAEVRLQYGGAGRPERRYRLR
- a CDS encoding acyl-CoA desaturase — encoded protein: MSTAEQAKVDPLPRATMGGDTQSRWEQLALALFIIVPFAAIVAAVPVAWGGWLGWSDVAITFVMYGLTLHGVTVGFHRLFTHKSFKPNRAVKIVLAILGSMAIEGPVVRWVADHRKHHKFSDRDGDPHSPWRYGNTLRGLTKGFVWAHVGWLFDPEQTPQHKYAPDLMKDRDLVRISRTFWLWVLLSLFLPPLLGGLVTWSWQGALTAFFWGTIVRIGLIHHVTWSINSICHTLGERPFTSRDFSGNVWWLAIPSGGESWHNLHHADPTSARHGVKRWQFDTSARIIWILEKLGWVRDVRWPTPERIAAKSAGAAAKSVGTAA